The Lichenihabitans psoromatis genome contains a region encoding:
- a CDS encoding ABC transporter ATP-binding protein, which yields MSVSALAASDAPAAAVAVRGSSVSFDKVTVAYRGAVVLKPMTLDIAAGEILALIGPSGSGKTTALRAVAGFVRPVSGRIRIGTTDVTDLPPYERGLGMVVQNYALFPHMRVEGNVAFGLHAQAAPKALVAERVADALRIVGMAPYAKRYPRELSGGQQQRVAIARALAVRPRVLLLDEPLSALDAQIRRSMVEEIARLHRDLPDLTILYVTHDQSEALTLADKIAIMKDGAISAHGATADLYRRPPNRFAAEFLGRANLLPVTVLHPGTSNGFATVRSGAVSLVAAGQGETAGTERLLCVRPQHVTLTREDAQSNCIQGVLREVHWQGELTHLVLEIDGTPIRVVATRLPALPRPGTAIDLFFAPSDATLIADNLNG from the coding sequence ATGTCGGTTTCGGCTCTGGCCGCGTCTGATGCGCCAGCCGCAGCTGTCGCCGTCCGGGGATCGAGCGTTTCCTTCGACAAGGTGACGGTCGCCTATCGCGGCGCGGTGGTGCTGAAGCCGATGACGCTGGACATTGCGGCCGGCGAGATCCTGGCGCTGATCGGCCCGTCCGGTTCCGGCAAGACGACCGCGCTCCGTGCGGTTGCGGGCTTCGTGCGGCCGGTCAGCGGCCGCATTCGCATTGGCACGACGGACGTCACCGACCTGCCTCCCTACGAGCGTGGGCTCGGCATGGTGGTGCAGAATTACGCGCTGTTTCCGCATATGCGGGTCGAGGGGAATGTCGCGTTCGGGCTTCATGCTCAAGCCGCACCGAAGGCGCTGGTGGCCGAGCGGGTCGCCGATGCGCTGCGGATCGTCGGCATGGCCCCCTATGCCAAGCGCTATCCGCGTGAACTCTCGGGTGGCCAGCAGCAGCGCGTCGCAATCGCGCGCGCTCTCGCGGTCCGCCCCCGTGTTCTGCTGCTCGATGAGCCGCTCTCGGCCCTCGACGCGCAGATCCGTCGCTCGATGGTGGAGGAGATCGCGCGCCTGCACCGTGATCTTCCCGATCTGACGATCCTCTATGTGACCCACGACCAGAGCGAAGCGCTGACGCTCGCCGATAAGATCGCGATCATGAAGGACGGCGCGATTTCGGCCCATGGAGCGACCGCCGATCTCTATCGCCGCCCGCCCAACCGCTTCGCAGCGGAGTTTCTCGGTCGCGCGAACCTGCTCCCCGTGACGGTGCTCCACCCCGGCACGTCGAATGGCTTTGCGACCGTCCGGTCCGGAGCGGTGTCGTTGGTGGCTGCCGGACAGGGCGAAACCGCCGGGACCGAGCGCCTGCTTTGCGTTCGACCGCAACATGTCACGCTGACGCGCGAAGACGCTCAATCCAACTGTATCCAGGGGGTGCTGCGCGAGGTCCATTGGCAGGGCGAACTCACCCATCTCGTGCTCGAGATCGACGGAACTCCAATCCGCGTCGTCGCGACTCGGCTGCCGGCGCTGCCGCGTCCGGGGACCGCAATAGACCTCTTCTTCGCGCCGAGCGACGCGACCCTCATCGCCGACAATCTCAATGGCTGA
- a CDS encoding NAD(P)/FAD-dependent oxidoreductase — translation MASRSPSTAARQTHAPSYYAATANDKTVRPRLTDDIRADVCVIGAGFTGLSAALELAERGFSVVVLEAVQIGFGASGRNGGQIVNGYSRDLDVIEKRYGEPAATALGAMSLEGASIIRSRIAKYDIACDLVDGAFFAAFTDKQMKELEHQKRVWEPHGHDGLEMVDRSDVPAIVACDRYVGGMVDRHGGHIHPLNLVLGEAAAFESLGGRIFEHSSVVTVETGAAPLARTAEGSVACKVLLVCGNAYLGKLLPEIGDKMMPVSSQIIATEPLDAALADELLPANYCVEDMNYILDYYRRTADNRILYGGGVVYGGRDPASVEARLRPQLAKTFPRLASVRFDYAWSGNFALTLTRVPHVGQLTPTVYFSHGDSGHGVTTTHLLGKILGEAVAGQAERLDVWSSLPYYPFPGGSTFRVPLTALGAWWYGLRDRLGV, via the coding sequence ATGGCGTCGCGGAGCCCGTCGACCGCAGCGCGTCAAACCCACGCGCCGTCCTATTATGCCGCCACCGCCAACGACAAGACGGTTCGGCCTCGCCTGACGGACGACATTCGCGCCGATGTCTGCGTGATCGGGGCCGGTTTCACGGGGCTTTCGGCCGCGCTAGAACTCGCCGAGCGGGGCTTTTCGGTCGTAGTGCTCGAAGCCGTGCAGATCGGCTTCGGCGCGTCGGGACGCAACGGCGGCCAGATCGTCAACGGCTATAGCCGTGATCTCGACGTGATCGAGAAACGCTACGGCGAACCCGCCGCAACGGCGCTCGGCGCGATGTCGCTCGAAGGCGCCAGCATTATCCGCAGCCGCATCGCCAAATATGACATCGCCTGCGACCTCGTGGACGGCGCGTTTTTCGCCGCCTTTACGGATAAGCAGATGAAGGAGCTCGAACATCAGAAGCGGGTGTGGGAGCCGCATGGGCATGACGGCCTCGAGATGGTGGACCGCTCCGACGTTCCGGCCATCGTGGCCTGCGACCGCTATGTCGGCGGCATGGTCGACCGGCATGGCGGTCACATCCACCCGCTCAATCTCGTGCTCGGCGAAGCGGCGGCTTTCGAGAGCCTGGGCGGACGCATTTTCGAACACTCCAGCGTCGTCACGGTCGAGACCGGCGCCGCCCCTCTGGCCCGCACGGCCGAAGGATCGGTCGCCTGCAAGGTGCTGCTGGTCTGCGGCAATGCCTATCTCGGCAAGCTGCTGCCTGAGATCGGCGACAAAATGATGCCGGTCTCGAGCCAAATCATCGCGACCGAGCCGCTGGACGCAGCTTTGGCCGATGAGCTTCTGCCGGCGAATTACTGCGTCGAGGATATGAATTACATCCTCGATTACTATCGCCGGACGGCCGACAATCGGATCCTCTACGGCGGTGGCGTCGTTTATGGCGGCCGCGACCCCGCCAGCGTCGAAGCGCGGCTGCGGCCGCAACTCGCCAAGACGTTTCCGCGTCTCGCAAGCGTTCGCTTCGACTATGCCTGGAGCGGGAATTTCGCCCTCACGCTGACGCGTGTGCCGCATGTGGGACAGCTCACGCCGACGGTTTATTTTTCGCACGGCGACAGCGGTCACGGCGTCACCACGACCCACCTGCTCGGCAAGATCCTGGGCGAGGCGGTCGCGGGCCAGGCCGAACGGTTGGATGTGTGGAGCAGCCTGCCCTATTACCCATTTCCGGGCGGATCGACCTTTCGGGTGCCCCTCACCGCCCTGGGTGCCTGGTGGTACGGCCTGCGGGATCGGCTAGGCGTTTAA
- a CDS encoding glutamine synthetase family protein has protein sequence MSVQTHDPDAFKLWLEENGQIESIQAVVCDLNGIMRGKRVPVGQAAKVLGGGIRMPLSIVGVDVWGEDIVGNEQVFASGDMDGICGVTGRGALPVNWTSRPSALVPLWMFLEDGTPFLADPRQALASIVRQYSALGLRPVVATEMEFYLIDPEPDSAVPPISPYTGKRLDSDAILSIDELDDFGEFLSDVYKECARQNVPADAAIAENGIGQFEINLLHSDDPLKAADDAIFFKRIVKGVARRHGLAATFMAKPYGTRSGNGMHCHCSVIDSDGKNIFDNGTAEGSPILRHAVAGMLRGMAETTLLFAPHFNSYRRLRPDTHAPTTIAWGYENRTAAIRIPGGNPVARRIEHRVAGADSNPYLSIAAILGAALVGIRNEWEPTPDIPGRTYGTDSLPKIPSDWGQAVDAFESGDIAAQIFDPILRDMLVACKRQEIAGFAEQVTDYEFSAYLEIV, from the coding sequence ATGTCTGTCCAGACCCACGATCCTGATGCGTTCAAGCTTTGGCTTGAAGAGAACGGGCAGATCGAGAGCATCCAAGCCGTGGTCTGCGACCTCAACGGCATCATGCGCGGCAAGCGCGTTCCCGTTGGGCAGGCCGCCAAGGTTCTGGGTGGCGGCATCCGCATGCCGCTGTCGATCGTCGGCGTCGACGTCTGGGGTGAGGATATCGTCGGCAACGAGCAGGTGTTTGCCAGCGGCGACATGGACGGGATCTGCGGCGTGACGGGGCGCGGCGCGCTTCCGGTCAATTGGACGTCACGGCCGAGCGCGCTGGTGCCGCTCTGGATGTTCCTCGAAGACGGAACGCCATTCCTCGCCGACCCGCGTCAAGCGCTGGCATCCATCGTGCGCCAATATAGCGCCCTCGGCCTCCGCCCGGTCGTCGCGACCGAGATGGAATTTTATCTGATCGACCCCGAGCCTGACAGCGCGGTTCCGCCGATCTCGCCTTACACGGGCAAGCGCCTCGATTCCGACGCGATCCTCTCGATCGACGAGCTCGACGATTTCGGCGAGTTCCTGTCCGACGTCTACAAGGAATGCGCCCGCCAGAATGTGCCGGCCGATGCGGCCATCGCCGAGAACGGTATCGGTCAATTCGAGATCAACCTGCTGCATAGCGACGATCCCTTGAAGGCCGCCGACGACGCCATCTTCTTCAAGCGCATCGTGAAGGGTGTCGCGCGCCGCCACGGCTTAGCCGCGACCTTCATGGCCAAGCCTTACGGCACCCGTTCGGGCAATGGCATGCATTGCCACTGCAGCGTCATCGACAGCGACGGCAAGAATATCTTCGACAATGGAACGGCGGAAGGCTCGCCGATCCTGCGACATGCGGTTGCGGGGATGTTGCGCGGCATGGCCGAGACGACCCTGCTGTTCGCACCGCATTTCAATTCCTACCGCCGCCTCCGGCCCGACACGCATGCGCCGACCACGATCGCCTGGGGCTATGAGAACCGCACGGCGGCGATCCGCATTCCCGGTGGCAATCCCGTGGCCCGGCGCATCGAGCACCGCGTCGCCGGCGCCGATTCTAACCCCTATCTGTCGATCGCGGCGATCCTCGGGGCGGCGCTGGTCGGCATTCGCAACGAATGGGAGCCGACACCGGATATCCCCGGCCGCACCTACGGGACCGATAGCCTACCGAAAATCCCATCCGATTGGGGCCAGGCGGTGGACGCGTTCGAAAGCGGCGACATCGCGGCCCAAATCTTCGATCCGATTCTGCGCGACATGCTGGTGGCCTGCAAGCGTCAGGAGATCGCAGGCTTCGCCGAGCAGGTGACGGATTACGAATTCAGCGCCTATCTCGAGATCGTCTGA
- a CDS encoding 2-aminoethylphosphonate ABC transporter permease subunit produces the protein MADAVVSTPRSKPLTFGGAWIVPPALLLAVLFFYPLALIVRTAFLDESGAFTAQAALQVVTSRSFVGALLNTMTIAVASTVGCVVLGLVLALMLAFVPFPGSRFIARLIDTFIALPTFLITLAFTFIYGSAGILNEALVQGFHLTAPPVDFLYSAWGVVLAEVTVYTPFVLRPLLASFSLLDRSQIEAASILGARPWRIVTQVILPAAVPALIAGGSLCLLLTVNEFGIVLFIGAKGVITLPLLIYDKAIQESDYQTACIIAVVNVALSLGLFGLYRTAARRFGA, from the coding sequence ATGGCTGACGCGGTTGTCTCGACGCCGCGATCGAAACCGCTGACATTCGGGGGCGCCTGGATCGTCCCCCCGGCGCTGCTGCTCGCGGTCTTGTTCTTCTATCCGCTCGCCTTGATCGTCCGAACGGCGTTTCTCGACGAGAGCGGGGCTTTCACGGCACAAGCGGCGCTGCAGGTCGTCACCTCTCGCTCGTTCGTCGGCGCTCTGCTCAACACCATGACGATCGCGGTCGCCTCCACGGTCGGCTGCGTCGTGCTTGGCCTCGTGCTGGCGCTGATGCTCGCTTTCGTGCCGTTTCCGGGAAGTCGCTTCATCGCCCGGTTGATCGACACGTTCATCGCGCTGCCGACCTTTCTGATCACGCTGGCGTTCACGTTCATCTATGGCTCGGCCGGCATTCTGAACGAAGCGCTGGTGCAGGGCTTTCACCTGACGGCGCCCCCCGTCGATTTTCTCTATTCGGCATGGGGGGTCGTGCTGGCCGAGGTGACGGTTTACACGCCCTTCGTGTTGCGTCCGCTGCTCGCCTCGTTCTCGCTGCTCGACCGCAGTCAGATCGAGGCCGCGAGCATTCTCGGCGCACGCCCATGGCGGATCGTTACGCAAGTGATCCTCCCGGCCGCGGTCCCGGCGTTGATCGCCGGCGGCAGCCTCTGCTTGCTGCTGACCGTCAACGAGTTCGGCATCGTGCTCTTCATCGGCGCCAAGGGCGTCATCACCCTGCCGTTGTTGATCTACGACAAGGCCATCCAAGAATCGGATTATCAGACCGCCTGCATCATCGCGGTCGTCAACGTGGCCTTGTCGCTCGGCTTATTTGGGCTTTACCGTACGGCCGCGCGCCGGTTTGGGGCCTGA
- a CDS encoding GntR family transcriptional regulator translates to MNELVLPALAKPDGMTTHDHVHARLRQAIMVGAVRPGAALTIRGLAAALDSSPTPVREALRRLTSIGALNFLENRRIVVPLVTPERFEALISLRIALEQHAAQRAIVSMTDQQIDHLLVMDHDIDDAIARADQSAALLANQQFHRAIYRANPDQIAMPMIESVWLQLGPVLGIAMEHVAELYVVDRHQEIIGALRWRDPDALAAAISADVREGIGGFDHHAIARLLTLAKTETRPHQHLP, encoded by the coding sequence TTGAACGAGCTCGTACTTCCCGCACTGGCAAAGCCGGACGGGATGACAACCCACGATCATGTCCACGCTCGCCTGCGGCAGGCCATCATGGTCGGCGCGGTGCGCCCTGGCGCGGCTCTCACGATCCGCGGTCTCGCCGCTGCGCTCGACAGCAGCCCGACGCCGGTTCGCGAGGCGCTGCGTCGGTTAACCTCCATCGGAGCGCTGAATTTTCTCGAAAACCGCCGCATCGTCGTGCCGCTCGTCACGCCAGAACGGTTCGAAGCGTTGATCTCTCTCCGTATCGCGCTCGAACAGCATGCCGCGCAACGGGCGATCGTTTCGATGACGGACCAGCAGATCGACCATCTCCTCGTCATGGATCATGATATCGACGATGCGATAGCGCGTGCCGATCAATCGGCGGCCTTGCTGGCCAATCAGCAGTTCCATCGCGCGATCTACCGGGCCAATCCGGATCAGATCGCGATGCCGATGATCGAGAGCGTCTGGCTGCAACTCGGTCCGGTGCTCGGGATCGCGATGGAGCATGTGGCCGAGCTCTATGTGGTCGATCGGCATCAGGAGATTATCGGGGCGCTTCGGTGGCGCGACCCCGATGCGCTCGCGGCCGCCATCAGCGCCGACGTTCGGGAGGGAATCGGGGGCTTCGATCATCATGCCATCGCCCGATTGTTGACCCTGGCAAAAACCGAGACGCGACCACACCAGCACCTGCCGTAG
- a CDS encoding gamma-glutamyl-gamma-aminobutyrate hydrolase family protein: MSPRPVPSRPLIGILCCTNTVSNQNAQTVINRYIDAVDRALEGDIVLLPTNCRHGDLASLLGRLDGVVLTGSPSNVEARHYGSDVATGPFDPARDDAALALVRTAAALKTPVLGICRGLQEVNVALGGSLRHGIGDAAGSVAHHAPDQIEGDAMFEWMHSVALRQGGVLQETLHRSTAEVNSVHYQGIERLADVLQIEAQAPDGTIEAVSARDAPIFAVQWHPEYAVQDEVSQAVFSVFAKMMRR, translated from the coding sequence ATGTCGCCCCGCCCCGTCCCGTCCCGGCCCTTGATCGGCATTCTCTGCTGCACCAATACGGTGTCGAACCAGAATGCGCAGACGGTCATCAACCGCTACATCGACGCGGTCGATCGCGCTCTCGAGGGCGACATTGTGCTGCTCCCGACCAATTGCCGGCACGGCGATCTCGCCTCTCTGCTCGGCCGCCTCGATGGTGTGGTGCTGACCGGCAGCCCCAGCAATGTCGAGGCACGGCATTATGGCTCGGATGTCGCGACCGGGCCGTTCGATCCGGCCCGCGACGACGCCGCTCTCGCGCTCGTCCGCACCGCCGCCGCGCTCAAGACGCCGGTGCTGGGCATCTGCCGCGGCTTGCAGGAGGTGAATGTCGCTCTTGGCGGAAGCTTGCGGCATGGCATCGGCGACGCGGCCGGATCGGTCGCTCACCACGCACCCGACCAGATCGAGGGGGATGCGATGTTCGAGTGGATGCACTCCGTCGCCCTCCGACAAGGCGGCGTGTTGCAGGAGACGCTACATCGCTCGACCGCAGAGGTGAATTCCGTCCACTATCAAGGTATCGAACGGCTTGCCGATGTTTTACAGATCGAGGCGCAAGCGCCGGACGGGACGATCGAGGCGGTATCGGCCCGCGATGCCCCAATTTTCGCGGTGCAATGGCATCCCGAATATGCCGTGCAGGACGAGGTCTCGCAGGCGGTATTCTCGGTCTTTGCCAAAATGATGCGCCGCTAA
- a CDS encoding 2-aminoethylphosphonate ABC transporter substrate-binding protein, which produces MKAILSAILLAATALATPAWAASDVVTIYAADGLHDGKGSWFETQFDAFTKATGVKVQYIEAGSGGVVERVAKEKSNPQADVLVTLPPFIQRAEAEGLLQTFKPDAASEIDGGSATYQPLVNNYMNFIYNAAVLKQAPKTYADLLEPSFKGKIQYSTPGQAGDGTAVMLQVIHAFGSKDAGFEFLKKLQDNNVGPSASTGKLTALVNKGELHVANGDLQMNMSQMAQNPNIRVFWPAGPNGERSTLALPYYVGLVTGAPDAENGKKLIDFLLSKEAQSTVSSIAIGVPVRKDVTPTDANFAKLHEAMQGVTVWTPDWAAVLKDLPGDVARWRQATGS; this is translated from the coding sequence ATGAAGGCCATTCTTTCGGCAATTCTGCTTGCCGCGACCGCACTCGCCACGCCGGCTTGGGCGGCATCCGACGTCGTCACGATCTACGCGGCCGACGGCCTTCATGATGGCAAGGGGAGCTGGTTCGAGACGCAATTCGACGCCTTCACCAAGGCGACGGGCGTCAAGGTGCAATATATCGAGGCAGGGTCCGGCGGTGTCGTCGAGCGTGTCGCCAAGGAGAAGTCGAACCCGCAGGCGGATGTGCTCGTCACCCTGCCGCCCTTCATCCAGCGTGCCGAGGCCGAGGGTCTGCTGCAGACCTTCAAGCCGGATGCCGCCTCCGAGATCGACGGCGGTAGCGCCACCTATCAGCCGCTCGTCAACAACTACATGAACTTCATCTACAACGCCGCCGTGCTGAAGCAGGCGCCCAAGACCTATGCCGATCTGCTCGAGCCGTCGTTCAAGGGCAAGATTCAATATTCGACGCCAGGTCAAGCCGGTGACGGCACCGCCGTGATGCTGCAGGTGATCCATGCCTTCGGCAGCAAGGATGCGGGCTTCGAATTTCTCAAGAAGCTGCAGGACAATAACGTCGGCCCCTCGGCCTCGACCGGCAAGTTGACGGCTCTCGTCAACAAGGGCGAGCTGCATGTCGCCAACGGCGATCTGCAGATGAACATGTCGCAGATGGCGCAGAACCCCAACATCCGCGTGTTCTGGCCCGCCGGACCGAACGGCGAGCGCTCGACGTTGGCGCTTCCTTACTATGTGGGCCTCGTGACGGGCGCGCCCGATGCCGAGAACGGGAAGAAACTGATCGACTTCCTGCTCAGCAAAGAGGCCCAATCGACCGTGTCGTCCATCGCGATCGGCGTTCCGGTCCGCAAGGACGTGACCCCGACGGACGCCAACTTCGCCAAGCTGCACGAGGCCATGCAGGGCGTGACGGTGTGGACGCCCGATTGGGCGGCGGTGCTCAAGGATCTGCCGGGTGACGTGGCTCGCTGGCGCCAAGCGACCGGCAGCTGA
- a CDS encoding putative bifunctional diguanylate cyclase/phosphodiesterase, with product MPAPDDRRGYGDSQEESRLRELDSFRILDSEPEAEFDAIVRFVAGIFDVPIAFVSLIESERQWLKAAVGIDGSSFSRRLSLCGHTILSDDILVVPDARLDARFAENPYVIGDPNIRFYAGAPLITAAGSRIGSICIIDTKPRLPLSERECHLLRQASQTTMRLIDNRRDAFVSGTMTAFADTTDLALLSTDRHGLVVFLNRVAELLFGYPRAEIVGRNVDLIIPERFRLDHAHAMAKLRDGAPSRLAGKTIELPAVHRDGHEIAIEFSFFQWKSPSGLGMGSVMRDITERRQRDMRLLRLAHHDPLTGLVNRRHLNEYLDGLMASETRFSVLMLDLDRFKEVNDHIGHAAGDTLLQTIALRLTAALDQAALLSRWGGDEFLVVLPDLADPVEFGRQASKLLDVFAKPFDVSGNNVIIGASVGGAIWPNHGSDRDEVIASADLALYRAKNDGGRHFRLFEFPMRDRVAARHMLRDDLRRAIRQDELRLFYQPQVSFTTGAIVGVEALMRWQHPERGLLLPKAFMHGLEEGSLALHAGWWTLEETCRQAAAWRQDGIPPMKMSVNLFGAQIRSGNLAKVVTEALARHDLTPDYLELEVTETIALQNDDAMLEPLRELRNIGIGIAFDDFGTGFASLSSLRRVPLTSLKVDQSFVRNMLTDKHDAAIVRAIVSMGLDFDVTVIAEGLETKRQADMLRAMGCQVGQGHWFGKAVDPDVLAKRLSRAGGAQRNGRG from the coding sequence GTGCCGGCGCCTGACGACCGCCGCGGTTACGGAGACTCACAGGAGGAGTCCCGTCTGCGCGAATTGGACAGTTTCCGCATCCTCGATAGTGAGCCGGAAGCCGAGTTCGACGCTATCGTCCGGTTCGTCGCGGGGATCTTCGATGTCCCGATCGCCTTCGTGTCCTTGATCGAAAGCGAGCGCCAGTGGCTGAAGGCCGCTGTGGGGATCGACGGGTCGAGCTTCTCGCGGCGTCTCTCCTTGTGCGGCCATACTATTCTGTCCGACGATATCCTCGTGGTTCCCGACGCACGGCTCGACGCTCGGTTCGCCGAAAACCCCTATGTGATTGGCGACCCAAACATTCGATTTTACGCGGGGGCACCGCTGATTACGGCGGCCGGATCTCGAATCGGCTCGATCTGCATCATCGATACAAAGCCGCGACTGCCCTTGTCAGAACGCGAATGCCATCTGCTCCGTCAAGCCTCGCAAACAACCATGAGGCTGATCGACAATCGCCGCGACGCCTTCGTGAGCGGCACGATGACGGCATTCGCCGACACCACCGACCTCGCCCTGTTGTCGACCGACCGGCACGGCCTGGTCGTGTTCCTCAACAGGGTAGCCGAACTTCTGTTCGGCTACCCCCGCGCCGAGATTGTCGGTCGCAACGTCGACCTCATCATCCCGGAGCGGTTCAGGCTCGATCACGCCCATGCAATGGCCAAGCTACGAGACGGCGCGCCCTCCAGACTGGCGGGCAAGACGATCGAGCTGCCGGCGGTCCATCGCGATGGCCACGAGATCGCGATCGAATTCTCGTTTTTCCAGTGGAAGAGCCCTTCGGGTCTCGGCATGGGCTCGGTCATGCGGGACATCACCGAGCGGCGGCAGCGAGATATGCGGCTCTTGCGGCTCGCCCATCACGATCCCCTCACGGGGCTTGTCAATCGCAGGCACCTGAACGAATACCTGGACGGCTTAATGGCCTCCGAGACGCGGTTTTCGGTGCTGATGCTCGATCTGGACCGGTTCAAGGAGGTCAATGATCACATCGGTCACGCGGCCGGCGACACGCTCCTCCAGACCATCGCGCTGCGGCTGACGGCGGCACTCGATCAAGCTGCCCTCCTGTCGCGCTGGGGCGGCGACGAGTTCCTGGTCGTGCTTCCGGATTTGGCGGATCCGGTCGAATTCGGCCGACAAGCGTCGAAACTTCTCGATGTCTTCGCCAAGCCATTCGACGTGTCGGGCAACAACGTCATCATTGGCGCGAGTGTGGGTGGTGCGATCTGGCCAAACCACGGTTCAGACCGGGATGAGGTGATCGCCAGCGCGGATCTCGCACTTTATCGCGCCAAAAACGACGGCGGTCGTCACTTCCGCCTCTTCGAATTCCCGATGCGCGATCGCGTCGCGGCCCGGCATATGCTTCGGGACGATTTGCGCCGCGCGATCAGACAAGATGAATTGCGCCTGTTCTATCAGCCGCAGGTCTCGTTCACGACAGGCGCGATCGTCGGCGTGGAAGCCTTGATGCGATGGCAACATCCGGAGCGCGGCCTTCTCCTGCCCAAAGCGTTCATGCATGGGCTCGAGGAGGGTTCGCTGGCTCTGCATGCGGGTTGGTGGACGCTCGAGGAGACGTGTCGTCAAGCGGCCGCTTGGCGACAGGACGGAATTCCTCCGATGAAGATGAGCGTCAATCTGTTCGGAGCGCAGATCCGGTCAGGCAATCTCGCGAAGGTCGTGACGGAGGCTCTCGCCCGTCATGACCTGACGCCGGATTATCTCGAACTCGAAGTGACGGAAACGATCGCGTTGCAAAACGACGATGCTATGCTCGAACCGCTTCGAGAGCTTCGGAACATTGGAATCGGGATCGCGTTCGACGATTTCGGGACCGGCTTCGCGTCGCTGAGTTCGCTGCGGCGCGTTCCCCTGACCTCTCTCAAGGTGGACCAAAGCTTCGTCCGCAACATGTTGACCGATAAGCACGATGCCGCGATCGTCCGGGCGATCGTTTCGATGGGGTTGGACTTCGACGTCACGGTCATCGCCGAAGGCCTCGAGACAAAACGGCAAGCCGATATGCTTCGAGCGATGGGGTGCCAGGTGGGCCAGGGCCACTGGTTCGGCAAAGCGGTCGATCCGGATGTTTTGGCAAAGCGTCTGTCGCGCGCGGGGGGCGCCCAACGCAACGGACGTGGCTAA
- a CDS encoding ABC transporter permease gives MLVWSRSGRIVIWILAALLLGVLFLAPLAVIVVASFSQQWSGVLPTGFTVEHYSDVVSGASRDAIWASLATGLVASLVALVAGTWAALALRLQGERWGRLLGLLFFVPSAVPSVSVGLGLLVGFSQKPFLLNGTVAIVLIAHFVLVSAFTFGTVSAGLMRLAPDYEQVASSLGARPFYQLVHVTLPLIAPYLVAAFGLSFALSMGELGATVMLYPPGWVTLPVAIFGQTDRGDIFSGAALTMVLVVTTLALLLGLERLPLKAAASR, from the coding sequence ATGCTGGTCTGGTCGCGCTCGGGCCGCATCGTCATCTGGATCCTGGCCGCGTTGCTGCTCGGCGTGCTGTTTCTGGCACCGCTCGCCGTCATCGTAGTGGCGAGCTTTTCGCAGCAATGGAGCGGCGTGCTGCCGACCGGGTTCACGGTCGAGCATTATAGCGATGTGGTGTCCGGCGCCTCGCGCGATGCCATCTGGGCGAGCCTCGCGACCGGGCTCGTGGCGAGCCTCGTGGCGCTGGTGGCTGGGACATGGGCGGCTTTGGCCTTGCGACTGCAGGGAGAACGCTGGGGCCGACTGCTGGGTCTGCTGTTCTTCGTTCCGAGCGCGGTGCCGTCGGTCTCGGTCGGCCTTGGCTTGTTGGTCGGATTCAGCCAAAAGCCGTTCCTGCTCAACGGCACAGTCGCGATCGTGCTGATCGCTCACTTCGTGCTGGTGTCGGCCTTTACGTTCGGCACCGTCTCGGCTGGCCTGATGCGGCTCGCTCCGGATTATGAACAGGTCGCCTCGAGCCTCGGCGCGCGACCGTTCTACCAACTGGTCCACGTGACGCTTCCGCTGATCGCACCCTATCTCGTGGCCGCTTTCGGGCTCAGCTTTGCCCTCTCGATGGGCGAACTCGGCGCCACCGTCATGCTGTATCCGCCGGGATGGGTGACGCTGCCGGTCGCGATCTTTGGTCAGACGGACCGCGGCGATATCTTCTCGGGTGCCGCGCTGACGATGGTTCTGGTCGTCACCACGCTGGCGTTATTGCTTGGCCTGGAGCGACTTCCGCTCAAGGCCGCCGCGAGCCGATAG